In Dehalococcoidales bacterium, a single window of DNA contains:
- a CDS encoding indolepyruvate ferredoxin oxidoreductase subunit alpha, producing MEKMIKLLSGNQALALGAYHAGVKVATAYPGTPSTEILESIAAYEDIYAEWSTNEQVAMEVALGAAYTGVRVMVSLKQVGLNVASDAFMAAATTGINGGMVVICADDPGIHSSQNEQDTRHYVKLAKVPMLEPGDSQEAYELMACAFDISEEFDTPVLMRTSTRISHSKSVVKTERNRAVPVRQADFQYNAAKYVMLPVYARNRHQIIEERLVKLAAYAETFPFNRIIPGERRFGVITSGVSYQYAAQVFPRASFLKLGMTYPLPRNLIRQFAGQVDRLI from the coding sequence ATGGAGAAAATGATAAAATTACTCTCCGGAAACCAGGCCCTTGCTTTAGGGGCTTACCACGCCGGTGTCAAGGTAGCCACCGCTTATCCCGGGACCCCGAGCACGGAAATACTCGAATCTATCGCTGCTTACGAGGATATCTACGCAGAATGGTCAACCAATGAGCAGGTAGCCATGGAAGTAGCGTTGGGGGCGGCTTATACCGGAGTCCGCGTGATGGTCTCCCTGAAACAGGTAGGACTGAACGTAGCCAGTGACGCTTTTATGGCTGCCGCCACCACCGGCATCAATGGCGGGATGGTTGTCATCTGCGCTGATGACCCGGGAATACACAGTTCCCAGAACGAGCAGGACACCCGCCATTACGTTAAACTGGCCAAAGTACCAATGCTCGAGCCCGGCGACAGCCAGGAAGCCTATGAGCTTATGGCTTGTGCCTTTGACATCAGTGAAGAGTTTGATACTCCGGTACTGATGCGCACTTCCACCCGCATCTCCCATTCCAAGTCCGTGGTGAAGACAGAACGGAACCGCGCCGTACCGGTCAGACAAGCGGACTTTCAGTACAATGCAGCTAAATACGTCATGCTGCCCGTCTACGCCCGGAACCGGCATCAGATAATAGAAGAGCGCCTGGTTAAACTGGCGGCATACGCTGAAACCTTTCCCTTTAACCGGATTATCCCAGGGGAACGCCGTTTTGGCGTGATAACCAGCGGGGTCAGCTACCAGTATGCCGCACAGGTCTTCCCCCGCGCTTCTTTTCTCAAACTGGGAATGACCTATCCCCTTCCCCGGAATCTAATCCGCCAGTTTGCCGGGCAGGTAGACAGGTTAATCG